TGATGGGCAAGCTCGTCGTCGACTCGATCGTGACCTGGGCGAAGGAGTACAAGGTCGACGGGTTCCGGTTCGACCTGATGGGCCACCACCCGAAGGCCAACATCCTCGCGGTGCGAGCGGCGCTCGACGCGCTCACACCCGCGAAGGACGGCGTCGACGGGAAGAAGATCATCCTGTACGGCGAGGGGTGGAACTTCGGCGAGGTCGCCGACGGTGCGCGCTTCGTCCAGGCGACCCAGCGCACCATGGCGGGCACCGGCGTCGCGACCTTCTCCGACCGTGCGCGCGATGCCGTGCGCGGCGGCGGGCCGTTCGACGAGGACCCCCGGGTGCAGGGCTTCGCCTCGGGCCTGTTCACCGACCCCAACGGCTCCCCGGCGAACGGGACGACGGCCGAGCAGCGCCAGCGTCTCCTGCACGACCAGGACCTGATCCAGGTCGGGCTCACCGGCGACCTCGCGGCGTACCGCTTCACCGACAGCCGCGGCCACTCGGTCACCGGCGCGGAGGTCGACTACAACGGGGCGCCCGCGGGCTACGCCCTCGCGCCGGGCGATGCGCTGGCCTACGTCGACGCCCACGACAACGAGTCGCTCTTCGATGCGCTGGCCTACAAGCTCCCGGTCGACACGCCTGCCTCCGACCGGGCCCGCATGCAGGTCCTCGCGATGGCGACCGCCACGCTCTCGCAGGGTCCGTCGCTGGCGCAGGCCGGCACCGACCTGCTGCGCTCGAAGTCGCTGGACCGCAACTCCTACGACAGTGGCGACTGGTTCAACGCGATCCACTGGAACTGCGCCGACGGCAACGGCTTCGGCCGCGGGCTCCCGCCGGCGCGGGACAACCGGTCGAAGTGGGGTTGGGCGCGAACCCTGCTCGCGGCGGTGCACGTGGGCTGTGACCAGATCCAGTCCGCGTCGGCGGCCTGGCGTGACCTGGTGCGGATCCGGGCCACCGAGCCGGCGTTCTCACTGGCCACCGCCGAGAAGGTCCAGGACCAGCTGACCTTCCCGCTCTCCGGCCCGGACGAGACGCCCGGTGTCATCACGATGGCGCTCGGCGACCTGGTCGTCGTCTTCAACGCCACCCCCCAGCGGCAGCAGCAGGAGCTCCCGGGAGCCGCCCGCACGGCCTATGTGCTCCATCCGATCCAGGCCGACGGCTCCGACGCCGTGGTCAAGACCTCCACCTACGACGAGGCGACCGGCACGTTCGGCGTACCGGCCCGCACCGTCGCCGTGTTCACCCGAGAAGAAGGCAACCGATGACCGACCTCCAGACCCTTCCCGGCGCGCAGGACGACCTCGCCGCAGGCCCGACTGCGCGGCCGGACGCCGAGTGGTGGCGCCACGGCGTCATCTACCAGGTCTACCCGCGCAGCTTCGCCGACGCGGACGGTGACGGCATCGGCGACCTCCCGGGCATCCGGGCCCGCCTGCCGTACCTGCGCGACCTCGGGGTGGACGCGGTCTGGCTCTCGCCGTTCTACGCCTCCCCCCAGGCCGACGCGGGGTACGACGTGTCCGACTATCGCCGCGTCGACCCGATGTTCGGCGACCTCTCCGACGCCGCCGGACTCGTCGAGGACGCCCACGAGCTCGGCCTGCGCGTGATCGTCGACCTCGTCCCCAACCACTGCTCGGACCAGCACGAGTGGTTCCAGCGTGCGCTGCGGGACGGGCCCGGTTGCACCGCACGGCAGCGCTTCCACTTCCGACCGGGGCGCGGTGCACACGGCGAGCTCCCGCCGAACGACTGGGAGTCGATCTTCGGCGGCCCCGCGTGGACGCGCGTCGACGACGGGGAGTGGTACCTCCACCTGTTCGCCCCCGAGCAGCCCGACTTCAACTGGGAGCACCGGGCCGTCCGTGACGAGTTCCGGTCCATCCTGCGGTTCTGGCTCGACCTCGGCGTCGACGGGTTCCGCGTGGACGTGGCGCACGGCCTGGTCAAGGCCGCCGGGCTGCCCGACATCGGCAGCTCGGACCAGCTGGCACTGCTCGGCAGCGCTCCGATGCCCTTCTTCGACCAGGACGGGGTGCACGAGATCTACCGCGACTGGCGGCGGGTGCTGGGGGAGTACGCAGGCGACCGGATCCTCGTCGCCGAAGCATGGACGCCGACGCTGGAGCGGGCCGCCCAGTACGTGCGCGCCGACGAGATGCACCAGGCGTTCAACTTCTCCTACCTGTGCACGGACTGGGACGCGACGGCACTGCGCGAGATCGTCGACCTCACGCTGTCCGCGATGGGCGAGGTCGGCGCACCGCCGACGTGGGTGCTCTCCAACCACGACGTCACCCGCCACGCCACCAGGTTCGCCAACCCGCCCGGTGCGGGGATCCAGATGACCACGCCTGGCGACCGCGAGGTCGGCCTGCGCCGTGCGCGTGCCGCCAGCCTGCTGATGTTCGCCCTCCCCGGCTCGGCCTACGTCTACCAGGGTGAGGAGCTCGGCCTTCCCGATGTCACCGACCTGCCCGACGAGGTCCGCGCCGACCCGTCGTTCCACCGGGACAACGGACAGGACGGCTTCCGTGACGGCTGTCGGGTGCCGATCCCGTGGAGCGGCACGGAGGCCCCGTACGGCTTCGGCCCGACTGTGGGCGGCCCGAGCTGGCTTCCCCAGCCGGCGACCTGGGCGGCCCTCAGCGTCGAGGCGCAGACCGGCGTCGACGGCTCGACGCTCGAGCTCTACCGCGCTGCGATCGCGATCCGGAAGCAGCAGCCGGCGCTCGGGGCGGGTGACGGGGTGGAGTGGATCCACGCGCCCGAGGGCGTCCTCGCCTTCCGCCGTGCGGCGCGCGTGGGGGACCCGGTGGTGGTCATCTCCAACACGACGGGGGATCATGTACGCATGCCCCTTCCCGGCCGCCTGCTCCTCGGCTCGTCCGACGTCGTCGTCGACGGCTCCGAGGTCGTGCTCGCTCCGGACAGCACGTCGTGGTGGAACTCGTAGATGGCCGAAGCACGGCGGACCACCCCGCGGCTGGCTGATGTCGCTGCGCATGCCGGGGTCAGCGAGGCCACGGTCTCGCGTGTCCTCAACGGCAAGCCGGGTCCGTCACCGACGACGCGCCAGGCCGTGCTCGCCGCGCTGGACGTGCTCGGCTACGAGCGACCCGGGCGCCCCCGTGAGTCGGGCGCGGGTCTGGTCGGGTTGATCACGCCGGAGCTCAGCAACCCGATCTTCCCTGCCATGGCGCAGGTGATCGAGCAGGTGCTCGCCCGTCACGACTACATTCCGGTCCTCGGCACGCAGACGCCGGGCGGGTCCACCGAGGACGAGCTCGTCGACGTCTTCATCGACCGCGGTGTGGCCGGCATCGTCTTCGTCTCGGGCCTGCACGCCGACATGACCGCGGACCATGAGCGCTATGCGCGGATCGCCGCCCGCGGGGTGCCCTTCGTCCTGATCGACGGCTACAGCGACCGGATCGCTGCGCCGTTCGTCTCCGTTGACGACGAGGCCGCCATGCGCATGGCCGTCGACCACCTGGTCCAGCTGGGCCACGAGCGGATCGGCCTGGCAGTGGGGCCGGCGCGGTTCGTGCCCGCTGCGCGCAAGGTCTCCGGATTCCTCGATGCGATGGCAGCCCGCGGACTCGACGGAGACGATCTGGTGGCCCACTCGCTCTTCACGCTCGAGGGCGGGCAGAACGCAGCGTCCGTCCTGCTCGACAAGGGATGCACCGCGATCGTGTGCGCGAGCGACATCATGGCGTTCGGGGCCATCCGGGCCGCGCGTGCGCGTGGTCTCGACGTGCCCGGAGACCTCTCGGTCGTCGGGTTCGACGACAGCCCGATGACCGCGTTCTCCGACCCTCCGCTCACCACGTTGCGCAAGCCCGTGGAGGCGATGGGTGTCGCCGCGGTCGACGCGCTCCTCGACGAGATCAACGGCAACCCGGCTCACCGGACGGAGTTCGTCGTCCAGCCGGAGCTGGTCCTCCGAGGCTCGACCGACCGACGCGACGCCTGATCCGTCACAGCGGGTCCAGCAGGGCGTCCAGGACCGGGTGCAGGTGCCTGCTCCTCAGCACGAGGGCTGCGTGGGCGGCCCCGGCCTCGAGCGCCTCGGGGAGGCCGGCGCCTGCGAGATGTGCCTGGAGCACGCCGGCGAAGAAGGCATCCCCGGCTCCGTTGGTGTCGACCACCTCGGTCGGGGCGGCGGCGACCCGGTGTGCGCCGCCGGCGGCGTCGACCGCGAGCGCTCCCTCGGCGCCGAGGGTGCAGACCGCGAACGAGGCTCCGAAACGGAGGCATCGCCTGGCCAGGGCCTCGGGGTCGTCCGTGGCGTCTGCGTTGAGGAAGACCGCGTCGGCGGCTTCCAGGAACGGCTGGTGGAAGACCGCCGTGCCGTCGTAGTCGTGGAGGTCCACCCACAGGGGCCGCCCCGTCGAACGGGCAAGCGGCAGCAGGCGGCGTGACGCGGCTGAGAGGTCGAGCACCAGGGCATCCGCCGTCGCCATCACTGACTGGAGGGCCGCGTCCCCCCGGGGGTCCGCCGGGTCCTCGCCGTCAGCGGGAGGTGCGAGGTAGATCGAGAGGCGTTCACCCCGAGGGGTCATCAGGTTCAGGTGCTTCTCGGTGGCTGCTGAGGGGGTCACCCGCAGCCGGACGCCGGCTCGGTCCAGGAGGTAGCGCACGCGCTCGCCGTCGTCGTCGACTCCGAGCCGGGTGGCGAGGACGGTGTCGCAGCCCAGCGTCGCAAGGCCGAGGGCCTTGCCTGCCGATGTCCCGCCCACCGTCTCCCACGACCGGTCGGCGAAGACCGTGTGGGGGACGGGGGCGGGCAGCCGGTCGAGGAGGACGATCCGGTTCCACGAGGCGGGGCCGTGGACGAGGACGGATGGCGGCATGGTCGCGGCTCTCCGGTCGTCAGGCAGTCGGGAGCGCCTCGCCGGTGACGGGCGAGAAGGCGTGGAGCCGCTGCGGGTCGATGCGGAAGTGGACCACGCTGCCCTTGGGAGGCACGCTGCGCGGTTCGACCTTGGCGACCAGCTGCGGGTTCTGCAGCGTCGCCGCGATGCTGCCGTAGAGGAAGGCCTCGGAACCCAGCTCCTCCACGACCAGCACCTCGGCGGCGAAGGCGCCGGCGGTGCCAGCGGCGACACGCTCCAGCGCCTCCGGACGGAAGCCGAGGACGACCTCGCCGGTGGTGAGGGCGGCCGTGGTCGCACGGGGGAGCGGGAGCCGGGCCTCGGCGACGAGTGCCTCGCCTCCCTCGACCGGGAACGTCCCCAGGTTCATCGCGGGCGAGCCGATGAAGCCTGCGACGAACACGTTGGCGGGCCGGTCGTACAGGTCGAGAGGGGCAGCGACCTGCTGCAGGACGCCGTCCTTCAGGACGGCTACCCGGTCGCCCATCGTCATCGCCTCGACCTGGTCGTGTGTCACGTAGACCGTCGTGATGCCGAGGCGGCGCTGGAGCGAGGCGATCTCCGTCCGGGTGGAGACGCGGAGCTTGGCATCGAGGTTGGAGAGCGGTTCGTCCATGAGGAACACCTGGGGCTCGCGGACGATGGCGCGGCCCATGGCGACCCGCTGGCGCTGGCCTCCGGACAGCGCCTTCGGCTTGCGGTCCAGGTAGCGCTCGAGGTCGAGGATCCGTGCGGCGTCGGCCACGCGGGCGCTGATCTCCGCCTTCGACACCCCGGCGATCTTCAGCGCGAACCCCATGTTCTCTCCGACGGTGAGGTGCGGATAGAGCGCGTAGTTCTGGAAGACCATCGCGATGTCGCGGTCCTTCGGACGCAGGTGGGTGACGTCGCGGTCGCCGATCCGGATCGAGCCGGACGACACGTCCTCCAGTCCGGCGAGCATCCGGAGGCTGGTGGACTTCCCGCATCCGGACGGGCCGACGAGCGCCAGGAACTCGCCGGGGGCGACCGCCAGGTCGAGCCGGTCGACGGCGGGGACGGTGGAACCCGGGTAGAGCCGGGTTGCGGCGTCGAAGACGACGGGGGTGGACATGGGACTCCTATCCCTTGGTTCCGCCGGCGGTCAGGCCGGCGACGAGGTGCTTCTGGGCGAAGTAGAAGACGAGTGAGGCGGGCAGCATGATCAGCACCGCACCAGCGGTGAGCAGGTCCCACTGCGGGTTGAAGCGGGGGACGAACTGCTGCAGTCCGGCACCCAGCGTCAGGTTCTTGTCGCTGAGGATGAACGCGATGGCGTAGGCGACCTCGCCCCAGGCGGTGAGGAACGTGTAGAAGGCGGTGACGGCGAGGCCCGGTCGGGCCAGGGGCAGCACGACGTACCAGAAGGTCTTGAACGGCCCGAGGCCGTCGAGGGCGGCGGCGTCGTCGAGCTCGGCCGGGATGGTGTCGAAGTAGCCGCGGAGCATCCAGGTGCAGAACGGCACCGCCACGGAGCAGTAGGCGATCACCAGTGAGGCCTTGGTGTCGATCAGGCCCAGGTTGGCCATGATGGTGTAGATCGGCACGATGAGGATCGCGACCGGGAACATCTGCGTGATCAGGAAGAGCCACATCACGCTGCGCTTGCCCGGGAAGTTGAACCTGCTGAGCGCGTAGCCCGCGGTGGCGGACATCGAGATGCCGATGACCATCGTGAAGAAGGCCACGACCACGGAGTTGAGGAACCAGGACGGGAAGCTGGTCTCGAAGAGCACCCGGCGGTAGTTCTCGAGCGTCGGGTGGTCGAAGAGCCGGATCTCCGAGGACTGGATCGCGTCCTGGGGCTTCAGCGAGGCGAGGAAGACCCACACCACCGGGAAGAGCGCGATCGTCGTGGCCGTGAGGAGCGTGGCGTGCAGGCCGATGGAGGCCAGCGGGCTGCGCTGGTCGCGGCCGCGAGGCTTGCGGGTCACCAGACCTCTCCCTTGCTCTTGAGTGCGCGCCGGTACGCCGCGGCGTACACCACGAGCAGCGCGAGGATGAGGACGCCGTAGGTGGCGGCCAGCGAGTAGTTGCGGAGCCCCTCGAACGCCGCCCGGTACGAGCCGGTCACGAGGATCTCGGTCTCGCCAGCCGGCTGTCCGCCGGTGACGAAGTAGATGATCGGGAACATGTTGAAGGTCCAGATGGTGCCGAGGAGGATCACCGTCGAGCTCACCGGGCGGAGGCCCGGCAGTGTCACGTGGCGGAAGCGCTGCCACGGGCTGGTGCCGTCCATCTCGGCCGCCTCGTAGAGCTCGGAGGGGATCGACTGGAGGCCGCCGAGGATGGCGACCATCATGAAGGGCACTCCGAGCCACACGTTCGTGGCGACAGCCGCGAACATCGCTGTCCAGCGGTGGTTGAACCACTCCACCGGGTCCAGTCCCAGGTTGACCAGGATCGAGTTGATCAGGCCGAACTTCGGGTTGAAGAGGAACTTCCACGCGAAGGCACTGACGAAGGCGGGAACCGCCCACGGGACGATGAGCAGGACGCGGTAGAGGCTGCGTCCGCGGAAGTTGCGGTTGAGGACCACCGCGAGGCCGAGCCCGATCAGGTAGTGGAGCAGGACGCAGGCGACGGTCCAGACGACGGTGTTGCCGAGGAGCAGCCAGAAGTGGCCGCGCTCGCCGGTCAGCAGGTCGGTGTAGTTGTGGAGGCCGACCCAGTGCCACCGGTCAGGGTTGGGCGTGCAGGACTGCGCGCCGCCGAGCGTCTTGCTGCAGACCTCGGCGCGCTGGTTGGTCTCGGTCAGGTTGGTGAAGGACTGGAGGACGCCGCGGACGAGCGGATAGAGCACGAGGGCTCCGAGGACGAAGATGGTCGGGGCCACCATCGCCCAGGCGTACCAGTGCCGGTCGAGGGTCCGCCGCAGTCGACCGCGGCGGACGGGGCCCGGCGTGACGCCGGGCCCCGCTGCACTGCTCGCGCTCATGGCAGGTCGTACTCCGGCACGACGTCGGCCTTGTACTTCGCGGCCGTCTGGTCGAGGGTCTTGTCGACGTCCGCGCCCTGGACGAGCACCTTGGTGGCCATCTCGTCGAGGGGCCCGAAGAAGAGGCCGCCTTCGGGGATCCACGGGCGGGCCTTGGCCACGTCGAGGGCCGACTTCCAGGCGGTGACCCGCTCGTTGTCCTTGATCAGGTCGTACGCGGCCTCGTTCGTCGGCAGCAGGCCGAGCTTGTCAGCGATGAAGGCCTCCGACTCGGGCGAGGTCATGAACTCGAGGAACGCCGTCGCGGCGTCCGCCTTCTTCTCGTCCATGCCCGAGTACACGACGTAGTTGTGGCCCCCCACGGGGGCGCCGGCACCCTGCGAGCCCGCCGGGACGGGAGCGATGCCGAGGTTGTCGAACCCGCCGAACTTCGGGTCCTTCGAGATGTTCGCGACCTCCCAGGGGCCGTTGATCACCATGCCGACCTTGCCCTCCTTGAAGAGCGTCATCATGGTGCCGTAGGAGTCGTTGGCGTCGGGCTTCGGGGCGGCG
The sequence above is a segment of the Nocardioides jiangxiensis genome. Coding sequences within it:
- a CDS encoding sugar ABC transporter permease, with the translated sequence MTRKPRGRDQRSPLASIGLHATLLTATTIALFPVVWVFLASLKPQDAIQSSEIRLFDHPTLENYRRVLFETSFPSWFLNSVVVAFFTMVIGISMSATAGYALSRFNFPGKRSVMWLFLITQMFPVAILIVPIYTIMANLGLIDTKASLVIAYCSVAVPFCTWMLRGYFDTIPAELDDAAALDGLGPFKTFWYVVLPLARPGLAVTAFYTFLTAWGEVAYAIAFILSDKNLTLGAGLQQFVPRFNPQWDLLTAGAVLIMLPASLVFYFAQKHLVAGLTAGGTKG
- a CDS encoding carbohydrate ABC transporter permease encodes the protein MSASSAAGPGVTPGPVRRGRLRRTLDRHWYAWAMVAPTIFVLGALVLYPLVRGVLQSFTNLTETNQRAEVCSKTLGGAQSCTPNPDRWHWVGLHNYTDLLTGERGHFWLLLGNTVVWTVACVLLHYLIGLGLAVVLNRNFRGRSLYRVLLIVPWAVPAFVSAFAWKFLFNPKFGLINSILVNLGLDPVEWFNHRWTAMFAAVATNVWLGVPFMMVAILGGLQSIPSELYEAAEMDGTSPWQRFRHVTLPGLRPVSSTVILLGTIWTFNMFPIIYFVTGGQPAGETEILVTGSYRAAFEGLRNYSLAATYGVLILALLVVYAAAYRRALKSKGEVW
- a CDS encoding ABC transporter ATP-binding protein produces the protein MSTPVVFDAATRLYPGSTVPAVDRLDLAVAPGEFLALVGPSGCGKSTSLRMLAGLEDVSSGSIRIGDRDVTHLRPKDRDIAMVFQNYALYPHLTVGENMGFALKIAGVSKAEISARVADAARILDLERYLDRKPKALSGGQRQRVAMGRAIVREPQVFLMDEPLSNLDAKLRVSTRTEIASLQRRLGITTVYVTHDQVEAMTMGDRVAVLKDGVLQQVAAPLDLYDRPANVFVAGFIGSPAMNLGTFPVEGGEALVAEARLPLPRATTAALTTGEVVLGFRPEALERVAAGTAGAFAAEVLVVEELGSEAFLYGSIAATLQNPQLVAKVEPRSVPPKGSVVHFRIDPQRLHAFSPVTGEALPTA
- a CDS encoding carbohydrate kinase family protein, translated to MPPSVLVHGPASWNRIVLLDRLPAPVPHTVFADRSWETVGGTSAGKALGLATLGCDTVLATRLGVDDDGERVRYLLDRAGVRLRVTPSAATEKHLNLMTPRGERLSIYLAPPADGEDPADPRGDAALQSVMATADALVLDLSAASRRLLPLARSTGRPLWVDLHDYDGTAVFHQPFLEAADAVFLNADATDDPEALARRCLRFGASFAVCTLGAEGALAVDAAGGAHRVAAAPTEVVDTNGAGDAFFAGVLQAHLAGAGLPEALEAGAAHAALVLRSRHLHPVLDALLDPL
- a CDS encoding LacI family DNA-binding transcriptional regulator — protein: MAEARRTTPRLADVAAHAGVSEATVSRVLNGKPGPSPTTRQAVLAALDVLGYERPGRPRESGAGLVGLITPELSNPIFPAMAQVIEQVLARHDYIPVLGTQTPGGSTEDELVDVFIDRGVAGIVFVSGLHADMTADHERYARIAARGVPFVLIDGYSDRIAAPFVSVDDEAAMRMAVDHLVQLGHERIGLAVGPARFVPAARKVSGFLDAMAARGLDGDDLVAHSLFTLEGGQNAASVLLDKGCTAIVCASDIMAFGAIRAARARGLDVPGDLSVVGFDDSPMTAFSDPPLTTLRKPVEAMGVAAVDALLDEINGNPAHRTEFVVQPELVLRGSTDRRDA
- a CDS encoding glycoside hydrolase family 13 protein gives rise to the protein MTDLQTLPGAQDDLAAGPTARPDAEWWRHGVIYQVYPRSFADADGDGIGDLPGIRARLPYLRDLGVDAVWLSPFYASPQADAGYDVSDYRRVDPMFGDLSDAAGLVEDAHELGLRVIVDLVPNHCSDQHEWFQRALRDGPGCTARQRFHFRPGRGAHGELPPNDWESIFGGPAWTRVDDGEWYLHLFAPEQPDFNWEHRAVRDEFRSILRFWLDLGVDGFRVDVAHGLVKAAGLPDIGSSDQLALLGSAPMPFFDQDGVHEIYRDWRRVLGEYAGDRILVAEAWTPTLERAAQYVRADEMHQAFNFSYLCTDWDATALREIVDLTLSAMGEVGAPPTWVLSNHDVTRHATRFANPPGAGIQMTTPGDREVGLRRARAASLLMFALPGSAYVYQGEELGLPDVTDLPDEVRADPSFHRDNGQDGFRDGCRVPIPWSGTEAPYGFGPTVGGPSWLPQPATWAALSVEAQTGVDGSTLELYRAAIAIRKQQPALGAGDGVEWIHAPEGVLAFRRAARVGDPVVVISNTTGDHVRMPLPGRLLLGSSDVVVDGSEVVLAPDSTSWWNS